In the genome of Planctomycetota bacterium, the window AGGATTAGTCGTCAGATGTGCCAGCAGTTCCGGCCAGTCCAGGACCCCCGGCTCGATGAGCGCGCGGACGTAAACCGCCAGGGCCGACTCCAGGCCGATCATGCCCGGAGGCGCCGCGACGAGGCCTTTCGCCTTTGCGGCGGCGGTGTGCGGCGCGTGGTCCGTGGCCAGGCAATCGATCGTCCCATCGCGGATGCCCTCGATCACCGCGGCCACGTCCGATGCGCTCCGCAGCGGCGGGCTCACTTTGAAGACGCTTTCGCGGCCGCGGAGCGCCTCGTGCGTCAGGGCGAGGTGATGCGGCGTGGCCTCGGCGGTGACGGGAGCGCCCTCGGTCTTCGCGCGGCGAACCGCCGCCACCGCGCCCGCCGTCGAAACGTGGCAAACATGCACGCGGCAGCCGGTCGCGCGGGCGAAGCGACAAGCGCGCTCGACCGCCTCAATCTCCGCCTCTGCGGGGATGCCCGGCAAGCCTAGCGCGAGCGTCATGGGCCCGTCGTTGACGATGCCGCCGGCGGCGAGGCGAGCGTCCTCGCAGTGGCAGATGGCCACCGCGCCGATCGCTGCTGCCCGGCGAAGGACCGCCTCGAACACTTTCGCGTCGGCCACGTCCGAACCGTCATCGCTGAACGCGACGGCGCCGGCCGCCTTCATGGCGCTTAAGTCGGCGGGCTCGCGGCCGGCTCGTCGGCGCGTCATTGCCCCGACGGGAAGCACGCGCGCCAGGCCGGTCTCGCGGCCTCGGCGAATGTAATACGCCACGGCCTCGGCGCAGTCCATCGGCGGGTCGGTGTTCGGCATGGCGCAGACGGTCGTGAAGCCGCCCGCGACGGCGGCGGCCGTGCCCGTTGCAATGGTCTCAGCAAGGCCGGCGCAGTCGCCTCCGGAAATAGGCGGCTCGCGGAAGTGGACGTGCAGGTCAATGAAGCCCGGCGAGACGATCCGTCCGCGGCAATCGATAGTGCGGTCGGCTTCGCCGAGTTTGCCGGCGGGGCCGACGCGAGCGATGCGGCCGCCTTCTATTACAAGGTCGCCGACTTCGTCGCGCCCCGCCTGCCCCGTTGGGGCCTGCCCCGCTGGGGAGGCAGGGTCGATGATGCGGCCGCCGGCGAGGACGAGGCGGGCCTGCCCGCCATAGCCTTGGCGAAGGCGGGTCATGGCCTGCGGCCTCGCCTGGTGCGATGGCCCTTGGGCCTGGCGGTTTTTTCATTACTCCCTCTCCCCCTGCGGGAGAGGGGTGGGGTGAGGGGGGATGATTTGGCGCTCTTGCGTTCGCGGTCGAGCGCGCCGATGCAGAGGCTGAGGGCCGCCATCCGCACCGCGACGCCGCACGTCACCTGGTGGAGGATGACGCTCTGCGGACCGTCGGCGACCTCGTCGGTGATTTCGAGGCCGCGATTGATGGGCCCGGGATGCAGGACGATCGCGCCGCGCTTTGCCCGCGCCAGGCGCTTCGCCGTCAACTGATAGGCGCGCTTATAGTCCTCCAGGTCCAGCGCCAGCCCTCCCGGCGGGACGTTCCGCTCGTGCCGCTCGAACTGGACGCGGAGCATCATGACGGCATCGCACTCGGGGAGCACCGCATCGAGGTCCGTGCTCGTTTCGACGGGCGCGGCGATGTCGCCCAGCCCAGCGAGGAAGAGGGGCGGGCCGACGAAGATTACGCGGCTCCCCATTTTCGAGAGGCCGTAGAGGTTACTTCGAGCGACGCGGCTATGGCGGATGTCGCCGACGATGGCGACTGTCAGACCATCGAGCCGCCCGAGTTTGTGGCGCATCGTAAGAAAGTCCAGGAGCGCCTGGGTGGGATGCTCGTGGGCGTCGTCACCGGCATTGAGGACGGAACATTGGACGGCGTCGGCCACAGCCGCCGGTGTGCCGCACTCCGGGTGGCGGATGACAATGGCGTCCAGGCCCATCGCCTCGATGTTCCGCGCGGTGTCGAGGAGCGTTTCGTTCTTCTTGAGGCTGCTCGTTGCGGCATGGAACTGGACGACGCGCGCGCCCAATCGTTCGGCGGCGAGGGTGAACGAGGTCCGCGTCCGCGTCGAATCCTCGCAGAAAAGGTTCAAGACCGTTCGGCCTTT includes:
- a CDS encoding dihydroorotase — encoded protein: MTRLRQGYGGQARLVLAGGRIIDPASPAGQAPTGQAGRDEVGDLVIEGGRIARVGPAGKLGEADRTIDCRGRIVSPGFIDLHVHFREPPISGGDCAGLAETIATGTAAAVAGGFTTVCAMPNTDPPMDCAEAVAYYIRRGRETGLARVLPVGAMTRRRAGREPADLSAMKAAGAVAFSDDGSDVADAKVFEAVLRRAAAIGAVAICHCEDARLAAGGIVNDGPMTLALGLPGIPAEAEIEAVERACRFARATGCRVHVCHVSTAGAVAAVRRAKTEGAPVTAEATPHHLALTHEALRGRESVFKVSPPLRSASDVAAVIEGIRDGTIDCLATDHAPHTAAAKAKGLVAAPPGMIGLESALAVYVRALIEPGVLDWPELLAHLTTNPARVMGLPYGTLAVGAPADVTVLDAEERWTIDPAHFASRARNCPFAGWKVKGRVKQTLVGGRVVYEDLA
- a CDS encoding aspartate carbamoyltransferase catalytic subunit, giving the protein MAKKRPVEWTHKHLLGLEDLSAGEITHLLGAAEKFLPYATGRKAAPQRLKGRTVLNLFCEDSTRTRTSFTLAAERLGARVVQFHAATSSLKKNETLLDTARNIEAMGLDAIVIRHPECGTPAAVADAVQCSVLNAGDDAHEHPTQALLDFLTMRHKLGRLDGLTVAIVGDIRHSRVARSNLYGLSKMGSRVIFVGPPLFLAGLGDIAAPVETSTDLDAVLPECDAVMMLRVQFERHERNVPPGGLALDLEDYKRAYQLTAKRLARAKRGAIVLHPGPINRGLEITDEVADGPQSVILHQVTCGVAVRMAALSLCIGALDRERKSAKSSPLTPPLSRRGRGSNEKTARPKGHRTRRGRRP